A genomic stretch from Streptomyces sp. QL37 includes:
- a CDS encoding alpha/beta hydrolase: MAEKVRFQSVVGPDLAGVIDHPEGEVRGWGLFVHGFTLGKDSPAASRVSKQLAREGIGMLRYDNLGIADSDGDWGDGSFTIKVQDTLRAMDLMAERGTPVELLVGHSWGGAAVLAAAAEATGVRALVTIGAPIDPSHVERQYDAVMDRVLSDGAHEWFVGGRTLVLKRAFVEDVRRAHLRDLISELNLPLLVMHSPTDSTVDIDNAGEIFREARHPRSFVALEEADHFLTARGQAQRAAHIISAWADQYIRA; this comes from the coding sequence ATGGCCGAAAAAGTGAGATTCCAGAGCGTCGTCGGCCCTGACCTGGCCGGAGTGATCGACCATCCCGAGGGTGAGGTCCGGGGCTGGGGGCTCTTCGTGCACGGGTTCACCCTCGGCAAGGACTCCCCCGCCGCCTCGCGCGTCAGCAAGCAGCTGGCACGCGAGGGGATCGGGATGCTGCGCTACGACAACCTCGGGATCGCGGACTCCGACGGCGACTGGGGGGACGGTTCCTTCACCATCAAGGTCCAGGACACGCTCCGTGCGATGGACCTGATGGCGGAGCGGGGAACTCCGGTGGAGCTGCTGGTGGGGCACTCGTGGGGAGGCGCCGCTGTCCTCGCCGCAGCGGCCGAGGCGACCGGCGTCCGCGCGCTCGTCACCATCGGGGCGCCCATCGACCCCAGCCACGTCGAGCGCCAGTACGACGCGGTCATGGACCGCGTCCTCAGCGACGGGGCGCACGAGTGGTTCGTCGGCGGACGGACCCTGGTCCTCAAGCGCGCCTTCGTCGAAGACGTCCGCCGGGCTCACCTGCGCGATTTGATCAGCGAGTTGAACCTGCCGCTCCTCGTCATGCATTCGCCCACCGACTCCACCGTCGACATCGACAACGCCGGAGAGATCTTCCGCGAGGCACGGCACCCGCGAAGCTTCGTCGCGCTCGAGGAAGCAGACCATTTCCTGACCGCACGAGGACAGGCGCAGCGAGCCGCCCACATCATCAGCGCCTGGGCAGACCAGTACATCCGCGCGTGA
- the msrA gene encoding peptide-methionine (S)-S-oxide reductase MsrA produces MFLTHRTPQLPTPEEALRGRPTPEFTVPSRHTVLGNPLTGPYPQGLEVADFALGCFWGAERKFWQTEGVWTTLVGYQGGYTENPSYEETCSGLTGHTEAVRVVFDPKVVSYADLLKVFWESHNPTQGFRQGNDVGTQYRSALYTHSPEQAEAAEASREAYQQVLTGAGFKQITTEILPAEGRTFWPAEAYHQQYLDKNPDGYCGIGGTGATLESPSETNWGRACPTGIAPAPGA; encoded by the coding sequence ATGTTCCTGACCCACCGCACCCCGCAGCTCCCCACCCCGGAGGAGGCCCTGCGCGGTCGCCCCACCCCCGAATTCACGGTGCCGTCGCGCCACACGGTCCTCGGCAACCCGCTGACCGGCCCGTATCCGCAGGGCCTGGAGGTCGCGGACTTCGCGCTGGGCTGTTTCTGGGGCGCCGAGCGCAAGTTCTGGCAGACGGAGGGCGTCTGGACGACGCTCGTCGGCTACCAGGGCGGCTACACCGAGAATCCCTCGTACGAGGAGACCTGCTCGGGTCTGACCGGCCACACGGAGGCCGTCCGCGTCGTCTTCGACCCGAAGGTCGTGAGCTACGCGGATCTGCTGAAGGTCTTCTGGGAGTCCCACAACCCGACCCAGGGCTTCCGCCAGGGCAACGACGTGGGTACGCAGTACCGCTCGGCCCTCTACACGCACTCCCCCGAGCAGGCGGAGGCCGCGGAGGCGTCCCGCGAGGCCTACCAGCAGGTGCTGACCGGCGCCGGCTTCAAGCAGATCACCACGGAGATCCTGCCGGCGGAGGGCCGCACCTTCTGGCCCGCCGAGGCGTACCACCAGCAGTACCTCGACAAGAACCCCGACGGCTACTGCGGCATCGGCGGGACGGGCGCCACCTTGGAGTCCCCCTCGGAGACCAACTGGGGCCGCGCCTGCCCGACGGGCATCGCCCCGGCTCCCGGCGCGTGA
- a CDS encoding alpha/beta hydrolase produces MRRRSPRRLLGVLASAAVALTLLSSAPTAGAAETARPVEAAAAAQPAGTAAAPLSTSTPVVFVHGYTGNASNWVTAMSVFQLNGWSSSKLFAYEYDSYGNNVSNAQGLASFVNNVKSRTGASKVAIVNHSMGGLVSQYYLKVLGGSTSVSHLASIAGANHGTTFASACLIYTTCQQMYPGSSFISQITSGDETPGDTRYATWYSACDGVIIPYTSTRLNGATNNNVLCQTHIGFLADTVVLGQIARFVAS; encoded by the coding sequence ATGCGTCGTCGTTCCCCGCGCCGGCTTCTCGGCGTCCTCGCGTCCGCCGCGGTCGCCCTCACCCTCCTCTCCTCCGCCCCGACGGCCGGCGCGGCCGAGACGGCGCGCCCCGTCGAGGCCGCGGCCGCCGCTCAGCCGGCCGGCACGGCCGCGGCGCCGCTGTCGACCAGCACACCGGTCGTCTTCGTCCACGGATACACCGGCAACGCCTCGAACTGGGTCACCGCCATGAGCGTCTTCCAGCTCAACGGCTGGTCCAGCTCCAAGCTGTTCGCCTACGAATACGACTCGTACGGCAACAACGTCTCCAACGCCCAGGGGCTGGCGTCCTTCGTCAACAACGTGAAGTCCCGGACCGGAGCGAGCAAGGTCGCGATCGTCAACCACTCGATGGGCGGCCTCGTCAGCCAGTACTACCTGAAGGTGCTGGGCGGCAGCACCAGCGTCAGCCACCTCGCCTCGATCGCCGGAGCGAACCACGGGACCACGTTCGCGAGCGCCTGTCTGATCTACACGACCTGCCAGCAGATGTACCCGGGCTCCTCCTTCATCTCCCAGATCACCTCCGGTGACGAGACACCGGGGGACACCAGGTACGCCACCTGGTACTCGGCGTGCGACGGCGTGATCATCCCGTACACCAGCACCCGGCTGAACGGCGCGACGAACAACAACGTGCTCTGCCAGACCCACATCGGATTCCTGGCGGACACGGTCGTGCTCGGCCAGATCGCACGCTTCGTCGCCTCCTGA
- a CDS encoding cystathionine gamma-synthase — protein sequence MSDQHSFETLAIHAGNTADPLTGAVVPPIYQVSTYKQDGVGGLRGGYEYSRSANPTRTALEENLAALEGGRRGLAFASGLAAEDCLLRTLLTPGDHVVIPNDAYGGTFRLFAKVASRWGVEFSVADTSDVTAVRAAITPRTKAIWVETPSNPLLGITDIAAVAGVARQAGVRLVVDNTFASPYLQQPLSLGADVVVHSTTKYMGGHSDVVGGALVVSDPELADELAYHQNAMGAVAGPFDAWLVLRGIKTLAVRMDRHDENATKVADLLTRHPEVTQVLYPGLPEHPGHEVAAKQMKAFGGMVSFRVAGGEEAAVEVCNRAKLFTLGESLGGVESLIEHPGRMTHASTAGSLLEVPADLVRLSVGIENADDLLADLTQALG from the coding sequence ATGAGCGACCAGCACAGCTTCGAGACCCTTGCGATCCACGCCGGCAACACGGCGGATCCCCTCACCGGCGCCGTGGTCCCGCCGATCTACCAGGTGTCCACTTACAAGCAGGACGGCGTCGGCGGACTGCGCGGCGGTTACGAGTACAGCCGCAGCGCCAACCCCACGCGCACCGCACTGGAGGAGAACCTGGCGGCGCTGGAGGGCGGCCGCCGCGGCCTCGCCTTCGCGTCGGGCCTCGCCGCGGAGGACTGCCTCCTGCGTACGCTGCTGACCCCCGGCGACCACGTGGTCATCCCGAACGACGCCTACGGCGGCACGTTCCGGCTGTTCGCGAAGGTCGCCTCGCGCTGGGGCGTGGAGTTCTCGGTCGCCGACACCTCGGACGTGACCGCGGTGCGGGCGGCGATCACCCCGCGTACCAAGGCGATCTGGGTGGAGACGCCCTCGAACCCGCTGCTCGGCATCACCGACATCGCGGCCGTCGCCGGGGTGGCCCGGCAGGCCGGCGTGCGGCTGGTGGTCGACAACACCTTCGCGAGCCCGTACCTCCAGCAGCCGCTCTCGCTCGGCGCGGACGTCGTGGTGCACTCCACCACGAAGTACATGGGCGGCCACTCGGACGTCGTCGGCGGCGCGCTCGTCGTCAGCGACCCGGAGCTGGCCGACGAGCTGGCGTACCACCAGAACGCGATGGGCGCGGTCGCCGGGCCGTTCGACGCGTGGCTGGTGCTGCGGGGCATCAAGACGCTCGCGGTCCGCATGGACCGTCACGACGAGAACGCCACCAAGGTCGCCGACCTGCTGACCCGGCATCCCGAGGTCACCCAGGTCCTCTACCCGGGGCTGCCGGAGCACCCGGGCCACGAGGTCGCCGCCAAGCAGATGAAGGCGTTCGGCGGGATGGTGTCGTTCCGCGTCGCGGGCGGCGAGGAGGCGGCGGTCGAGGTCTGCAACCGCGCGAAGCTCTTCACGCTCGGTGAGTCACTCGGTGGCGTGGAGTCGCTGATCGAGCACCCCGGCCGGATGACGCACGCGTCCACCGCGGGCTCACTGCTGGAGGTCCCGGCCGACCTGGTCCGGCTCTCCGTCGGCATCGAGAACGCCGACGACCTGCTGGCCGACCTGACGCAGGCGCTGGGCTGA
- a CDS encoding ABC transporter permease codes for MSAVTDTRNPAPLKSRGAISRSLADSLVITRRNLIRMSRIPEMLLFGVIQPVMFVVLFTYVFGGSISIGGSTDPQLYKEFLMAGIFAQTVTFATAGAGAGIADDMHKGLIDRFRSLPMARGAVLTGRTLADLVQTTITLVVLAGVALIVGWRTHENIGKVLCGFLLLLLLGYAFSWIGALIGLSVRTPEAATSGGLIWLFPLTFISNAFVPVTGMPTFLQHVAEWNPFSATVAGARELFGNTMPGVPNSVTGAWPMEHPIWASIIWSVLIVLVFRTLAVRKYRQAAA; via the coding sequence GTGAGCGCCGTCACGGACACGAGGAACCCGGCACCGCTCAAGTCACGCGGGGCGATCAGCCGCTCGCTGGCCGACTCCCTGGTGATCACACGCCGCAACCTGATCCGTATGAGCCGGATTCCCGAGATGCTGCTCTTCGGGGTCATCCAGCCGGTCATGTTCGTGGTGCTCTTCACGTACGTCTTCGGCGGCTCGATCAGCATCGGCGGTTCCACCGACCCGCAGCTGTACAAAGAGTTCCTGATGGCCGGGATCTTCGCGCAGACCGTCACCTTCGCCACCGCGGGCGCCGGTGCGGGCATCGCGGACGACATGCACAAGGGGCTGATCGACCGCTTCAGGTCGCTGCCCATGGCGCGGGGCGCCGTCCTCACCGGGCGGACGCTCGCCGACCTCGTCCAGACCACCATCACCCTCGTCGTACTCGCGGGGGTCGCGCTGATCGTCGGCTGGCGTACCCACGAGAACATCGGCAAGGTGCTCTGCGGCTTCCTGCTCCTGCTGCTGCTCGGCTACGCGTTCTCCTGGATCGGAGCCCTGATCGGACTGTCCGTGCGGACCCCGGAGGCGGCCACCTCCGGCGGGCTGATCTGGCTGTTCCCCCTGACGTTCATCTCGAACGCCTTCGTGCCGGTCACGGGCATGCCGACGTTCCTCCAGCACGTCGCCGAGTGGAATCCCTTCAGCGCCACCGTGGCCGGCGCCCGTGAGCTCTTCGGGAACACGATGCCGGGCGTGCCGAATTCGGTCACCGGTGCGTGGCCCATGGAGCACCCGATCTGGGCCTCGATCATCTGGTCCGTCCTGATCGTCCTGGTCTTCCGGACCCTCGCGGTCCGCAAGTACCGCCAGGCGGCCGCCTGA
- a CDS encoding helix-turn-helix transcriptional regulator, with translation MSSHAPNHARIIPLRPAPAAKEPLWRDVVGDVLRRERTAQERTLKDVAEDARISVPYLSEIERGRKEASSEVLAAAARSLGLGLTDVLSLAQRELAGQQRARQSRSAPARSSMGEVRLAA, from the coding sequence ATGAGCAGCCACGCGCCGAATCACGCCCGCATCATTCCTCTGCGTCCCGCTCCCGCAGCCAAGGAGCCTCTCTGGCGGGATGTCGTCGGTGATGTCCTGCGCCGCGAGCGCACCGCCCAGGAGCGGACGCTCAAGGACGTGGCCGAGGACGCCCGGATCTCCGTGCCCTATCTCTCCGAGATCGAGCGCGGCCGCAAGGAGGCGTCGTCCGAGGTTCTCGCGGCGGCTGCCCGCTCGCTCGGGCTCGGGCTGACCGACGTGCTGTCCCTGGCCCAGCGGGAGCTGGCCGGGCAGCAGCGCGCCCGGCAGAGCCGGAGCGCGCCCGCCCGGAGCTCGATGGGTGAGGTGCGGCTGGCCGCCTGA
- a CDS encoding DUF1059 domain-containing protein, with protein sequence MTRKVADCRRYPSVSNCTLTISGEEDEVVRAAAEHAVSVHEHTDSPEMREQIRASLEDEKVAA encoded by the coding sequence ATGACACGCAAGGTCGCCGACTGCCGTAGGTATCCGAGCGTCTCGAACTGCACACTCACCATTTCCGGTGAGGAGGACGAGGTCGTCCGCGCCGCCGCCGAGCACGCCGTATCGGTCCACGAGCACACGGACAGCCCGGAGATGCGCGAGCAGATCCGCGCCTCGCTGGAGGACGAGAAGGTCGCTGCCTGA
- a CDS encoding MarR family transcriptional regulator — protein sequence MPPQDMTTAASPSGGATPGHPGTDHLLDSLQHQVAVFARRAEQTRLGGVGQVRNSMDRAAYLLLNRLDVEGPMGVKALAAGMGIDSSTVTRQVAPLVDTGLVKRTSHPEDGRAVVLQLSPRGQSRLEEVRASRRELMSQVTDGWTEEERDTFCALLTRFNGSLAARQAANQPAQES from the coding sequence ATGCCCCCTCAGGACATGACGACTGCTGCGTCTCCTTCCGGGGGCGCGACCCCCGGACATCCGGGAACGGACCACCTGCTCGACTCTCTCCAGCACCAGGTGGCGGTCTTCGCCCGCCGTGCCGAGCAGACCCGCCTCGGCGGTGTCGGCCAGGTCCGCAACTCGATGGACCGGGCGGCCTATCTGCTGCTCAACCGGCTCGACGTGGAAGGCCCCATGGGCGTCAAGGCGCTGGCCGCGGGCATGGGGATCGACTCCTCGACCGTGACCCGGCAGGTCGCGCCGCTCGTCGACACCGGCCTGGTCAAGCGCACCTCGCACCCGGAGGACGGACGCGCCGTCGTGCTGCAGCTGTCGCCGCGCGGCCAGTCCCGCCTGGAGGAGGTCCGCGCCTCACGGCGTGAGCTGATGTCCCAGGTGACCGACGGCTGGACCGAGGAGGAGCGCGACACCTTCTGCGCCCTGCTGACCCGGTTCAACGGCTCGCTGGCGGCCAGGCAGGCGGCGAACCAGCCGGCGCAGGAGAGCTGA
- a CDS encoding ATP-binding cassette domain-containing protein, translating to MPGAIYAEGLVKTFGDVRALDGVDLDVPEGTVLGLLGPNGAGKTTAVRVLTTLLQPDSGQAVVAGIDVLRNPDAVRRSIGLSGQFAAVDEYLTGRENLQMVGQLYQMSSRDAKKRAAELLERFNLADAGDRTAKTYSGGMRRRLDLAAALVVSPPVMFMDEPTTGLDPRNRQQLWEVIEELVAGGTTLLLTTQYLEEADHLAHDICVIDHGKVIARGTSDQLKARTGGERVEVVVHQPDQIGPARSVLATYGKGEISVAEHTRKLTVPVTGGAKLLAEVIRDLDTHGVEIDDIGLRRPTLDDVFISLTGHAAQLEQNGEDASTEAAEGRKEGGQ from the coding sequence ATGCCAGGCGCCATTTACGCCGAAGGTCTGGTGAAGACCTTCGGCGATGTACGAGCACTGGACGGCGTCGACCTCGACGTACCCGAAGGCACCGTCCTCGGCCTGCTGGGGCCGAACGGCGCGGGTAAGACCACCGCCGTCCGTGTCCTGACCACCCTGCTCCAGCCGGACAGCGGGCAGGCGGTCGTGGCGGGCATCGACGTCCTGAGGAATCCCGACGCGGTCCGCCGGTCGATCGGCCTCTCCGGACAGTTCGCGGCCGTCGACGAATACCTCACGGGCCGCGAGAACCTCCAGATGGTCGGGCAGCTCTACCAGATGAGCTCACGCGACGCGAAGAAGCGGGCCGCGGAGCTCCTGGAGAGGTTCAACCTCGCCGACGCCGGCGACCGCACCGCGAAGACGTACTCCGGAGGAATGCGCAGGCGCCTCGACCTGGCGGCGGCGCTCGTCGTCTCGCCGCCGGTGATGTTCATGGACGAGCCCACCACCGGGCTCGACCCGCGGAACCGGCAGCAGCTCTGGGAGGTCATCGAGGAGCTCGTCGCGGGCGGTACGACGCTGCTGCTGACCACGCAGTACCTGGAGGAGGCCGACCACCTCGCCCACGACATCTGCGTCATCGACCACGGCAAGGTCATCGCCCGCGGCACCTCCGACCAGCTCAAGGCGCGTACCGGCGGCGAGCGCGTCGAGGTCGTCGTGCACCAGCCCGACCAGATCGGGCCCGCCCGCTCGGTGCTCGCCACGTACGGCAAGGGCGAGATCTCCGTCGCCGAACACACCCGCAAGCTGACCGTCCCGGTCACCGGAGGGGCCAAGCTCCTCGCCGAGGTCATCCGCGACCTCGACACCCATGGCGTGGAGATCGACGACATCGGCCTGCGCCGCCCCACCCTCGACGACGTCTTCATCTCGCTCACCGGCCACGCGGCCCAGCTGGAGCAGAACGGCGAGGACGCGTCGACCGAGGCCGCAGAGGGCCGGAAGGAGGGCGGGCAGTGA
- a CDS encoding FMN-binding glutamate synthase family protein, with amino-acid sequence MRARSIAAATATAVALVAARDLVQKKHALLRNFPVIGHARYLLETIGPELRQYIVTSNDEERPFSRDQRTWIYASAKEENNYFGFGTDNDVEHMQGHAYLKQRTFAGALPDVHDPQAPLPSAKVLGGPRGRARAFRPASVVNISAMSFGSLSGAAVTALNKGAALAGALHNTGEGGLSPYHRNGGDLVLQIGTAYFGCRDEDGTFSIDKLKDVVAGAPVKAIEIKLSQGAKPGLGGMLPGSKVTPEIAGIRGIPLGQDCASPSRHTAFSDVDSMLDFVELIATETGLPVGVKSAVGEMDFWQELARLMARGDRGVDFVTVDGGEGGTGAAPLTFADSVSLPFRMGFSRVYGTFAELGLTDDLTFIASGKLGLPENAAVAFALGADMINVAREAMLSIGCIQAQKCHTDKCPTGVATQNPRLARGIDPASKATRAAAYLRTLRRELMKISAAVGVAHPALIKATDVEIMNGDYDARTLLSVYGYKDGWGELGPHLAEELTALLTTKPASGQKPIV; translated from the coding sequence ATGCGCGCCCGGAGCATCGCAGCGGCCACCGCGACAGCAGTAGCGCTGGTGGCAGCCCGCGACCTCGTCCAGAAGAAGCACGCACTGCTCCGGAACTTCCCGGTGATCGGGCACGCCCGGTACCTGCTGGAGACGATCGGGCCGGAACTTCGGCAGTACATCGTGACCTCCAACGACGAGGAGCGCCCGTTCAGCCGCGACCAGCGCACGTGGATCTACGCGTCGGCGAAGGAGGAGAACAACTACTTCGGGTTCGGAACCGACAACGACGTCGAGCACATGCAGGGGCACGCGTACCTGAAGCAGCGCACGTTCGCCGGTGCGCTGCCCGACGTGCACGACCCGCAGGCCCCGCTGCCTTCGGCCAAGGTGCTGGGCGGGCCGCGTGGGCGCGCCCGGGCGTTCCGGCCGGCGAGCGTGGTGAACATCTCGGCGATGAGCTTCGGATCGCTCTCCGGGGCGGCGGTCACGGCGCTCAACAAGGGGGCGGCGCTGGCGGGCGCGCTGCACAACACCGGAGAGGGCGGCCTCTCGCCGTACCACCGCAACGGCGGCGACCTCGTCCTGCAGATCGGTACGGCGTACTTCGGCTGCCGCGACGAGGACGGCACCTTCAGCATCGACAAGCTCAAGGATGTCGTCGCCGGCGCCCCGGTCAAGGCGATAGAGATCAAACTCTCCCAGGGCGCCAAGCCAGGGCTGGGCGGGATGCTGCCGGGCTCGAAGGTGACCCCGGAGATCGCCGGGATCCGCGGTATCCCGCTCGGCCAGGACTGCGCCTCGCCCTCGCGGCACACCGCGTTCAGCGACGTCGACTCGATGCTCGACTTCGTCGAACTGATCGCCACCGAGACCGGTCTGCCGGTCGGGGTCAAGAGCGCGGTCGGCGAGATGGACTTCTGGCAGGAGCTGGCCCGGCTGATGGCGCGTGGTGACCGTGGTGTCGACTTCGTGACCGTCGACGGTGGTGAGGGCGGCACCGGGGCGGCGCCGCTGACCTTCGCCGACTCGGTGTCGCTGCCGTTCCGGATGGGTTTCTCCCGGGTCTACGGCACCTTCGCCGAGCTGGGGCTGACCGACGACCTGACGTTCATCGCCTCCGGCAAGCTCGGCCTGCCCGAGAACGCCGCGGTCGCCTTCGCCCTGGGTGCCGACATGATCAACGTGGCGCGTGAGGCGATGCTGTCGATCGGCTGCATCCAGGCGCAGAAGTGCCACACCGACAAGTGCCCCACCGGAGTCGCCACCCAGAACCCCAGGCTGGCCCGCGGCATCGACCCGGCCTCGAAGGCCACCCGGGCGGCTGCCTACCTGCGCACCCTGCGCAGGGAGCTGATGAAGATCTCGGCGGCCGTCGGCGTCGCCCACCCGGCACTCATCAAAGCCACCGACGTCGAGATAATGAACGGCGACTACGACGCCCGCACCCTGCTCAGCGTCTACGGCTACAAGGACGGCTGGGGTGAGCTCGGCCCGCACCTGGCCGAGGAGCTCACCGCACTGCTCACCACGAAACCGGCCTCCGGGCAGAAGCCGATCGTCTGA
- the ilvA gene encoding threonine ammonia-lyase: MTFRTSRPFPPLILDDVRGAQKMLSGVARTTGMEGSRHLSSLVGAPVHFKCENLQRTGSFKLRGAYVRIAGLSPVERAAGVVAASAGNHAQGVALASSLLGVRSTVFMPVGAPLPKVAATREYGAEVRLHGHVVDETLAAAQEYAEETGAVFIHPFDHPDIIAGQGTVGLEILEQCPEVRTIVVGVGGGGLAAGIAVAVKALRPDVRVVGVQAAGAAAFPPSLSAGHPVALGSVQTMADGIKVGRPGDLTFPLVQELVDEIRTVSEDELSSALLLCLERAKMVVEPAGASPVAALLSDPESFRGPVVAVLSGGNMDPLLMQRVLTHGMVAAGRYLGLRLRLTDRPGALAAMLATLSVADANVLDISHVRTDPRLGLTEAEVELHLETKGPEHCEEVASALRAAGYLVRT; encoded by the coding sequence ATGACCTTCCGTACGTCACGCCCCTTTCCTCCGCTGATCCTCGACGACGTCCGAGGGGCGCAGAAGATGCTGTCCGGGGTGGCCAGAACGACCGGAATGGAGGGCAGCCGCCATCTCAGCTCCCTCGTCGGGGCGCCGGTCCACTTCAAGTGCGAGAACCTCCAGCGCACCGGGTCGTTCAAACTGCGCGGCGCGTACGTACGGATCGCGGGGCTCAGCCCCGTCGAACGGGCGGCCGGAGTGGTGGCCGCGAGTGCCGGAAACCATGCGCAGGGTGTCGCACTCGCGTCTTCGCTGCTCGGCGTACGTTCCACGGTCTTCATGCCGGTCGGCGCACCCCTGCCGAAGGTCGCGGCGACCCGGGAGTACGGCGCCGAGGTCCGGCTGCACGGTCACGTCGTCGACGAGACGCTCGCCGCCGCCCAGGAGTACGCCGAGGAGACCGGGGCCGTCTTCATCCACCCCTTCGACCACCCGGACATCATCGCGGGGCAGGGCACCGTGGGCCTGGAGATCCTCGAACAGTGCCCGGAGGTCCGCACGATCGTCGTCGGTGTCGGCGGGGGCGGGCTCGCCGCGGGGATCGCCGTCGCGGTGAAGGCGCTGCGCCCCGACGTCCGCGTCGTCGGCGTCCAGGCGGCGGGCGCGGCGGCCTTCCCGCCCTCGCTGTCCGCCGGGCATCCGGTGGCGCTCGGCTCGGTGCAGACCATGGCCGACGGGATCAAGGTGGGACGGCCCGGCGACCTCACGTTCCCGCTGGTCCAGGAGCTGGTGGACGAGATCCGCACCGTCTCCGAGGACGAGCTCTCCAGTGCGCTGCTGCTGTGTCTGGAGCGGGCCAAGATGGTCGTCGAGCCCGCCGGCGCGAGCCCCGTCGCGGCGCTGCTGAGTGATCCGGAGTCGTTCCGCGGGCCCGTCGTCGCGGTGCTGTCGGGCGGCAACATGGACCCCCTGCTGATGCAGCGCGTCCTGACGCACGGCATGGTCGCGGCGGGCCGCTACCTCGGCCTGCGGCTGCGGCTCACCGACCGCCCGGGGGCGCTGGCCGCGATGCTCGCCACGCTGTCCGTGGCCGACGCCAACGTCCTCGACATCAGCCACGTACGGACCGATCCCCGGCTCGGACTCACCGAGGCGGAAGTGGAACTCCACCTGGAGACCAAGGGGCCGGAGCACTGCGAGGAGGTCGCCTCCGCCCTGCGCGCCGCAGGGTACCTGGTGCGGACCTGA